TACCACTCACAGTAGCTGTTATGTCGACTGCTCCCTGCCTGAAGAAGGCCTGGGTGAGTATTTTCGGTACGATACCTGTAACCCGATCATCACGACGCAGGGTCTCCATAATAGCAAGGCTGTTATAGATACCTGTTCTGCTACCTGTCGCCTTTATAGAATGAATAAAATGATGTCCTCCACGATAGGAAGGCGACATGGCTATTGGCTGAAGAGGCATGGGCCTTATCTCATTGTAGAGGCGGATATCAGGCGTACGGTTCAGAAAGAGACTATCCATCATTTCATTCAGTCCGCTCATGAATCCCAGCAGCGCGACGAACATCATGATGCTGAACGCTACGCCAATAGCGGCTACCAGCGTCTGCCGCCAACGTGCCAGCAGTAATGACCAGGCTATGCTGACAATAAGATTCATGGCGCAGGTTTTATTATAACATCATTGAAAGTCAACCCCCCAAGAATTTCGACCTTCTGATAATCCATCAGCCCCGTAACGACAGCTCTTCTTTTCATGTCAGCCGTCAGCACAGTATTACCATCCCTCAGGCATGCCCTCGGAATGGTGAGCGTCTGCGCCTTTTCCGCTACAATGATATTAGATTCACAGGTAAGATTAGGATATAGTATTGCCGGCGGGCGCAGGAACTGTGCTTCCACTGTAAACGTCTTCGATCTTTCGTGCATAAACGGGACCACCTTAGTGATCACGCCCTCAAATATCTGCCCTCTGTAACTATCCATAGAGATCAATACTTTCTGCCCGGTTTTTATACGGGCAATATCATATTCATCGACCTGTAGTTCCAGCAGGAAAGAGGCGGCATCACCAACGACGGCAACTGGCTGCTGCGTATTCACCATCTCCCCTTCTTCAACAAGCAAATCATATAATTTGCCATCATACTGGCTTCTGATGGTGTAATCATTCGCCACTGACCTTGATATCTCGAGATTCTTCAGCGCCTGCTTTTCTCTGAAGCCGATCTCACGCTGCAGTTCAGCATACTGCAGACATGCATTCTCATAGTTATTTTTTGAGGTTTTCCAGGTAAGCTCACGCTGTTCCAGTTCTGTCCGGCTCCCTATCTGCTGGTCCCACAGGCGTTGCTGACGCTGCATGCGCAGGGCGTCCTGATCCAGTTTATTTTTTGCTTCCTCTATATCTATACGTAATGCCTCCAGCTTGCGAAAATTAGCTGCATGCGCAGCGTTATCGGCGACAATATGCGCACTTTCCGCCTGTAAACGTGCTGTAACACCGGAGAGTTCAATGATCGGATCATCTTTACTGATAGTCATTCCTTCTTTTACCAAGCGTCTTTTCACGATACCATTCACACTGGAAAATACTTCATATTGATGATTGCTTTTTACATAACCGGATGCATATACAGACTCCGTGATTTTTTCAAGTACGGGTCTCACCTTCTCTTGTTTGCCATTGCACGCAGAGAGGGAAATTATACATATCATCAGGATTAAATGCTTCATAAAGGAGGGCATTTGATTACACAAACTATAACAGATATCATCCATCGGGCCCTTGCCCGTGACGTAGTCAAAAATACAACAGAACAACAGCGGGGAGAATGAGACTCATCACCGTGGATGATGATTGTCATTTCTTCCGGTGGGCACTGCTGTTATTTTTGAACTGGATTAAACAGTTATCAGGAAATATCCCAATATAATGTCGACTCCAAACA
The DNA window shown above is from Chitinophaga agri and carries:
- a CDS encoding efflux RND transporter periplasmic adaptor subunit is translated as MKHLILMICIISLSACNGKQEKVRPVLEKITESVYASGYVKSNHQYEVFSSVNGIVKRRLVKEGMTISKDDPIIELSGVTARLQAESAHIVADNAAHAANFRKLEALRIDIEEAKNKLDQDALRMQRQQRLWDQQIGSRTELEQRELTWKTSKNNYENACLQYAELQREIGFREKQALKNLEISRSVANDYTIRSQYDGKLYDLLVEEGEMVNTQQPVAVVGDAASFLLELQVDEYDIARIKTGQKVLISMDSYRGQIFEGVITKVVPFMHERSKTFTVEAQFLRPPAILYPNLTCESNIIVAEKAQTLTIPRACLRDGNTVLTADMKRRAVVTGLMDYQKVEILGGLTFNDVIIKPAP